In one window of Eubalaena glacialis isolate mEubGla1 chromosome 13, mEubGla1.1.hap2.+ XY, whole genome shotgun sequence DNA:
- the KIF22 gene encoding kinesin-like protein KIF22 isoform X1: MERRAQGRSRMDAGVPARRRREMAAATSGVSRCRLSKMGAGRRPPPARVRVAVRLRPFVDGTAGENDTPCVRGLDSCSLEIANWRNHQETLKYQFDAFYGERSSQQDIYAGSVQPILRHLLEGQNASVLAYGPTGAGKTHTMLGSPEQPGVIPRALMDLLQLTREESAEGRPWALSVTMSYLEIYQEKVLDLLEPSSGDLVIREDCRGNILIPGLTQKPITSFADFERHFLPASRNRTVGATRLNQRSSRSHAVLLVKVDQRERLAPFRQREGKLYLIDLAGSEDNRRTGNKGLRLKESGAINTSLFVLGKVVDALNRGLPRVPYRDSKLTRLLQDSLGGSAHSILIANIAPERRFYLDTVSALNFAARSKEVINQPFTNESLQLHVLAPIKLSKKELLGPSEAKRARGPEEEETGSPEPPAAPSSASQKLSPLQKLSSMDPAMVERLLSLDRLLGTQGSQGTPLLSTPRRERMVLMKTVEAKDLEIERLKMKQKELEAKVLAQEAADPKEKENYSPTMLRPLACHTVTVAKPLKKAVVMPLQLIQEQAAYPSAEIHILKKKGRKRKLESLDASEPEEKGEDCWELQISPELLAHGRQKILDLLNEGSARDLRSLQRIGQKKAQLIVGWRELHGPFSQVEDLERVEGISGKQMESFLKANILGLAAGQRCGPS; encoded by the exons GAGTCAGTCGCTGTCGGCTAAGCAAGATGGGAGCTGGCCGGCGCCCACCTCCAGCTCGAGTAAGGGTAGCTGTGCGACTGCGGCCGTTTGTGGATGGAACAGCTGGAGAAAATGATACCCCCTGTGTACGGGGCCTGGACAGCTGTTCTCTAGAGATTGCCAACTGGAGGAACCACCAGGAGACTCTCAAATACCA GTTTGATGCTTTCTATGGGGAGAGGAGCTCTCAGCAGGACATCTATGCAGGATCAGTGCAGCCCATCCTAAGGCACCTGTTGGAAGGGCAGAATGCCAGTGTGCTTGCCTATGGGCCCACAGGAGCAG GGAAGACGCACACAATGCTGGGCAGCCCAGAGCAACCTGGGGTGATTCCCCGGGCTCTCATGGACCTCCTACAGCTCACAAGGGAGGAGAGCGCTGAGGGCCGACCATGGGCCCTCTCTGTCACTATGTCCTATTTAGAGATCTACCAGGAAAAG GTATTAGACCTCTTAGAACCTTCATCAGGAGACCTGGTGATCCGAGAAGACTGCCGAGGAAACATCCTGATTCCGGGCCTCACGCAGAAGCCCATCACTAGCTTTGCTGATTTTGAGCGGCATTTCCTGCCAGCCAGTCGAAATCGGACAGTAGGAGCCACCCGGCTCAACCAGCGCTCCTCCCGCAGTCACGCTGTGCTCCTGGTTAAG GTGGATCAGCGGGAACGTTTGGCCCCATTTCGCCAGCGGGAGGGAAAACTCTACCTGATTGACTTGGCTGGCTCAGAGGACAACCGGCGCACAGGCAACAAGGGCCTGCGGCTGAAGGAGAGTGGAGCCATCAACACCTCCCTCTTTGTACTGGGCAAGGTGGTCGATGCGCTGAACCGGGGCCTCCCTCGGGTGCCCTACCGGGACAGCAAGCTTACTCGCCTGTTGCAG GACTCTCTCGGTGGCTCGGCCCACAGCATCCTGATCGCCAACATTGCCCCTGAGAGACGCTTCTACCTAGACACAGTCTCTGCACTCAACTTTGCAGCCAGGTCCAAGGAGGTGATCAATCAGCCTTTTACCAATGAGAGCTTACAGCTTCATG TCTTGGCACCTATTAAACTGTCTAAGAAAGAACTGCTAGGCCCATCAGAAGCAAAGAGAGCCCGAGGCCCTGAGGAAGAGGAGACTGGGAGTCCTGAACCCCCAGCAGCTCCATCTTCTGCCTCCCAGAAACTCAG CCCCCTACAGAAGCTAAGTAGCATGGACCCAGCTATGGTGGAGCGCCTTCTAAGCTTGGACCGTCTGCTGGGGACCCAGGGGAGCCAGGGGACCCCTCTGCTGAGCACCCCGAGGCGAGAGCGGATGGTGCTTATGAAGACAGTGGAGGCGAAGGATCTGGAAATTGAA AGGCTTAAGATGAAGCAAAAAGAACTGGAAGCCAAGGTGCTGGCCCAGGAGGCTGCAGACCCGAAGGAGAAAGAGAACTACTCTCCCACAATGCTCCGACCCCTTGCCTGCCACACAGTCACAGTGGCTAAGCCCCTCAAAAAGGCTGTGGTGATGCCCCTACAACTGA TTCAGGAGCAGGCAGCATACCCAAGTGCCGAGATCCATATCTTGAAGAAGAAAGGCCGGAAGAGAAAG CTGGAGTCCCTGGATGCCTCAGAGCCGGAGGAGAAGGGTGAGGACTGCTGGGAGCTACAGATCAGCCCGGAGCTACTGGCCCATGGGCGCCAAAAAATATTAGATCTGCTGAATGAAGGGTCAGCCCGGGATCTGCGCAGCCTGCAGCGCATTGGCCAGAAGAAGGCTCAGCTCATCGTGGGCTGGAGAGAGCTCCACGGGCCCTTCAGCCAG GTGGAGGACCTGGAACGCGTGGAGGGCATATCCGGGAAACAGATGGAGTCGTTCCTGAAG GCGAACATCCTGGGTCTTGCCGCGGGCCAGCGCTGCGGGCCCTCCTGA
- the KIF22 gene encoding kinesin-like protein KIF22 isoform X2 has protein sequence MGAGRRPPPARVRVAVRLRPFVDGTAGENDTPCVRGLDSCSLEIANWRNHQETLKYQFDAFYGERSSQQDIYAGSVQPILRHLLEGQNASVLAYGPTGAGKTHTMLGSPEQPGVIPRALMDLLQLTREESAEGRPWALSVTMSYLEIYQEKVLDLLEPSSGDLVIREDCRGNILIPGLTQKPITSFADFERHFLPASRNRTVGATRLNQRSSRSHAVLLVKVDQRERLAPFRQREGKLYLIDLAGSEDNRRTGNKGLRLKESGAINTSLFVLGKVVDALNRGLPRVPYRDSKLTRLLQDSLGGSAHSILIANIAPERRFYLDTVSALNFAARSKEVINQPFTNESLQLHVLAPIKLSKKELLGPSEAKRARGPEEEETGSPEPPAAPSSASQKLSPLQKLSSMDPAMVERLLSLDRLLGTQGSQGTPLLSTPRRERMVLMKTVEAKDLEIERLKMKQKELEAKVLAQEAADPKEKENYSPTMLRPLACHTVTVAKPLKKAVVMPLQLIQEQAAYPSAEIHILKKKGRKRKLESLDASEPEEKGEDCWELQISPELLAHGRQKILDLLNEGSARDLRSLQRIGQKKAQLIVGWRELHGPFSQVEDLERVEGISGKQMESFLKANILGLAAGQRCGPS, from the exons ATGGGAGCTGGCCGGCGCCCACCTCCAGCTCGAGTAAGGGTAGCTGTGCGACTGCGGCCGTTTGTGGATGGAACAGCTGGAGAAAATGATACCCCCTGTGTACGGGGCCTGGACAGCTGTTCTCTAGAGATTGCCAACTGGAGGAACCACCAGGAGACTCTCAAATACCA GTTTGATGCTTTCTATGGGGAGAGGAGCTCTCAGCAGGACATCTATGCAGGATCAGTGCAGCCCATCCTAAGGCACCTGTTGGAAGGGCAGAATGCCAGTGTGCTTGCCTATGGGCCCACAGGAGCAG GGAAGACGCACACAATGCTGGGCAGCCCAGAGCAACCTGGGGTGATTCCCCGGGCTCTCATGGACCTCCTACAGCTCACAAGGGAGGAGAGCGCTGAGGGCCGACCATGGGCCCTCTCTGTCACTATGTCCTATTTAGAGATCTACCAGGAAAAG GTATTAGACCTCTTAGAACCTTCATCAGGAGACCTGGTGATCCGAGAAGACTGCCGAGGAAACATCCTGATTCCGGGCCTCACGCAGAAGCCCATCACTAGCTTTGCTGATTTTGAGCGGCATTTCCTGCCAGCCAGTCGAAATCGGACAGTAGGAGCCACCCGGCTCAACCAGCGCTCCTCCCGCAGTCACGCTGTGCTCCTGGTTAAG GTGGATCAGCGGGAACGTTTGGCCCCATTTCGCCAGCGGGAGGGAAAACTCTACCTGATTGACTTGGCTGGCTCAGAGGACAACCGGCGCACAGGCAACAAGGGCCTGCGGCTGAAGGAGAGTGGAGCCATCAACACCTCCCTCTTTGTACTGGGCAAGGTGGTCGATGCGCTGAACCGGGGCCTCCCTCGGGTGCCCTACCGGGACAGCAAGCTTACTCGCCTGTTGCAG GACTCTCTCGGTGGCTCGGCCCACAGCATCCTGATCGCCAACATTGCCCCTGAGAGACGCTTCTACCTAGACACAGTCTCTGCACTCAACTTTGCAGCCAGGTCCAAGGAGGTGATCAATCAGCCTTTTACCAATGAGAGCTTACAGCTTCATG TCTTGGCACCTATTAAACTGTCTAAGAAAGAACTGCTAGGCCCATCAGAAGCAAAGAGAGCCCGAGGCCCTGAGGAAGAGGAGACTGGGAGTCCTGAACCCCCAGCAGCTCCATCTTCTGCCTCCCAGAAACTCAG CCCCCTACAGAAGCTAAGTAGCATGGACCCAGCTATGGTGGAGCGCCTTCTAAGCTTGGACCGTCTGCTGGGGACCCAGGGGAGCCAGGGGACCCCTCTGCTGAGCACCCCGAGGCGAGAGCGGATGGTGCTTATGAAGACAGTGGAGGCGAAGGATCTGGAAATTGAA AGGCTTAAGATGAAGCAAAAAGAACTGGAAGCCAAGGTGCTGGCCCAGGAGGCTGCAGACCCGAAGGAGAAAGAGAACTACTCTCCCACAATGCTCCGACCCCTTGCCTGCCACACAGTCACAGTGGCTAAGCCCCTCAAAAAGGCTGTGGTGATGCCCCTACAACTGA TTCAGGAGCAGGCAGCATACCCAAGTGCCGAGATCCATATCTTGAAGAAGAAAGGCCGGAAGAGAAAG CTGGAGTCCCTGGATGCCTCAGAGCCGGAGGAGAAGGGTGAGGACTGCTGGGAGCTACAGATCAGCCCGGAGCTACTGGCCCATGGGCGCCAAAAAATATTAGATCTGCTGAATGAAGGGTCAGCCCGGGATCTGCGCAGCCTGCAGCGCATTGGCCAGAAGAAGGCTCAGCTCATCGTGGGCTGGAGAGAGCTCCACGGGCCCTTCAGCCAG GTGGAGGACCTGGAACGCGTGGAGGGCATATCCGGGAAACAGATGGAGTCGTTCCTGAAG GCGAACATCCTGGGTCTTGCCGCGGGCCAGCGCTGCGGGCCCTCCTGA
- the KIF22 gene encoding kinesin-like protein KIF22 isoform X3, whose amino-acid sequence MAAATSGVSRCRLSKMGAGRRPPPARVRVAVRLRPFVDGTAGENDTPCVRGLDSCSLEIANWRNHQETLKYQFDAFYGERSSQQDIYAGSVQPILRHLLEGQNASVLAYGPTGAGKTHTMLGSPEQPGVIPRALMDLLQLTREESAEGRPWALSVTMSYLEIYQEKVLDLLEPSSGDLVIREDCRGNILIPGLTQKPITSFADFERHFLPASRNRTVGATRLNQRSSRSHAVLLVKVDQRERLAPFRQREGKLYLIDLAGSEDNRRTGNKGLRLKESGAINTSLFVLGKVVDALNRGLPRVPYRDSKLTRLLQDSLGGSAHSILIANIAPERRFYLDTVSALNFAARSKEVINQPFTNESLQLHVLAPIKLSKKELLGPSEAKRARGPEEEETGSPEPPAAPSSASQKLSPLQKLSSMDPAMVERLLSLDRLLGTQGSQGTPLLSTPRRERMVLMKTVEAKDLEIERLKMKQKELEAKVLAQEAADPKEKENYSPTMLRPLACHTVTVAKPLKKAVVMPLQLSIRKVVWKQNKRRLTQAGGELGNQ is encoded by the exons GAGTCAGTCGCTGTCGGCTAAGCAAGATGGGAGCTGGCCGGCGCCCACCTCCAGCTCGAGTAAGGGTAGCTGTGCGACTGCGGCCGTTTGTGGATGGAACAGCTGGAGAAAATGATACCCCCTGTGTACGGGGCCTGGACAGCTGTTCTCTAGAGATTGCCAACTGGAGGAACCACCAGGAGACTCTCAAATACCA GTTTGATGCTTTCTATGGGGAGAGGAGCTCTCAGCAGGACATCTATGCAGGATCAGTGCAGCCCATCCTAAGGCACCTGTTGGAAGGGCAGAATGCCAGTGTGCTTGCCTATGGGCCCACAGGAGCAG GGAAGACGCACACAATGCTGGGCAGCCCAGAGCAACCTGGGGTGATTCCCCGGGCTCTCATGGACCTCCTACAGCTCACAAGGGAGGAGAGCGCTGAGGGCCGACCATGGGCCCTCTCTGTCACTATGTCCTATTTAGAGATCTACCAGGAAAAG GTATTAGACCTCTTAGAACCTTCATCAGGAGACCTGGTGATCCGAGAAGACTGCCGAGGAAACATCCTGATTCCGGGCCTCACGCAGAAGCCCATCACTAGCTTTGCTGATTTTGAGCGGCATTTCCTGCCAGCCAGTCGAAATCGGACAGTAGGAGCCACCCGGCTCAACCAGCGCTCCTCCCGCAGTCACGCTGTGCTCCTGGTTAAG GTGGATCAGCGGGAACGTTTGGCCCCATTTCGCCAGCGGGAGGGAAAACTCTACCTGATTGACTTGGCTGGCTCAGAGGACAACCGGCGCACAGGCAACAAGGGCCTGCGGCTGAAGGAGAGTGGAGCCATCAACACCTCCCTCTTTGTACTGGGCAAGGTGGTCGATGCGCTGAACCGGGGCCTCCCTCGGGTGCCCTACCGGGACAGCAAGCTTACTCGCCTGTTGCAG GACTCTCTCGGTGGCTCGGCCCACAGCATCCTGATCGCCAACATTGCCCCTGAGAGACGCTTCTACCTAGACACAGTCTCTGCACTCAACTTTGCAGCCAGGTCCAAGGAGGTGATCAATCAGCCTTTTACCAATGAGAGCTTACAGCTTCATG TCTTGGCACCTATTAAACTGTCTAAGAAAGAACTGCTAGGCCCATCAGAAGCAAAGAGAGCCCGAGGCCCTGAGGAAGAGGAGACTGGGAGTCCTGAACCCCCAGCAGCTCCATCTTCTGCCTCCCAGAAACTCAG CCCCCTACAGAAGCTAAGTAGCATGGACCCAGCTATGGTGGAGCGCCTTCTAAGCTTGGACCGTCTGCTGGGGACCCAGGGGAGCCAGGGGACCCCTCTGCTGAGCACCCCGAGGCGAGAGCGGATGGTGCTTATGAAGACAGTGGAGGCGAAGGATCTGGAAATTGAA AGGCTTAAGATGAAGCAAAAAGAACTGGAAGCCAAGGTGCTGGCCCAGGAGGCTGCAGACCCGAAGGAGAAAGAGAACTACTCTCCCACAATGCTCCGACCCCTTGCCTGCCACACAGTCACAGTGGCTAAGCCCCTCAAAAAGGCTGTGGTGATGCCCCTACAACTGA GTATAAGAAAGGTCGTGTGGAAACAGAACAAAAGAAGATTAACTCAGGCTGGAGGGGAACTGGGGAATCAGTAA